The following coding sequences lie in one Rutidosis leptorrhynchoides isolate AG116_Rl617_1_P2 chromosome 6, CSIRO_AGI_Rlap_v1, whole genome shotgun sequence genomic window:
- the LOC139852037 gene encoding transcription factor E2FA-like, with product MSEARAPNRQAAQQSVAAAGGGGGGVGQILNSTRRHLPFSSTRPPFVPTDDYHRFPHKNDGSRVTTTADQMTEAIVVKSPPVKRKLGTDYNEVPSNDWAMAGYTATVNSPLNTPVSAKGGRVNGRSRVTKNNKPAPQTPISNIGSPSQLTPVGSCRYDSSLGLLTKKFINLIKHAEDGILDLNNAAETLDVQKRRIYDITNVLEGIGLIEKKLKNRIRWKGLDSIKPGELEDDVARLQADVQKLTMEEHRLDENIREMQEKMRDMSEDSRNQKWLFVSEDDIKGLPCFQNETLIAIKAPHGTTLEVPDPDEAVDYPQRRYRIILRSTMGPIDVYLVSQFEEKFEDVNGAEQSTAVQVASTSGSDDNPEGTNEPQPQHVHNMGSDPDLPQGSPGNIMRIVPSDVNNDADYWLLSDKEVPLTDIWNTELPGIEWDGVDLLSEEFGLAEVGTPRPSTPMADHTGAPFASVNGAPR from the exons ATGTCTGAAGCTCGAGCTCCAAACCGTCAGGCGGCGCAACAATCGGTTGCCGCCgccggcggcggcggcggcggcgtaGGACAGATCCTCAATTCAACGAGACGTCACTTACCGTTTTCATCGACACGACCGCCGTTTGTTCCTACCGACGATTACCACCGGTTCCCGCATAAAAATGATGGCAGCAGAGTGACTACCACTGCCGATCAGATGACTGAAGCGATTGTCGTTAAATCTCCG CCAGTGAAGAGAAAACTTGGAACAGACTATAATGAAGTTCCATCTAATGATTGGGCGATGGCTGGTTACACTGCAACAGTAAATAGTCCTCTTAACACACCAGTATCTGCAAAAGGCGGAAGAGTAAATGGTCGTTCGAGGGTCACAAAAAACAACAAACCAGCTCCTCAAACTCCTATTTCAAATATCG GATCACCTTCTCAACTTACTCCTGTTGGCAGCTGCCGATATGACAGTTCTCTAG GACTTTTGACAAAAAAGTTTATCAACCTCATCAAACATGCTGAAGATGGCATTCTTGATCTGAATAATGCTGCTGAAACCCTAGAc GTGCAAAAGAGGCGGATATATGATATAACTAATGTTCTCGAAGGGATTGGTCTAATTGAAAAGAAGCTCAAGAATAGAATCCGTTGGAA AGGCCTTGATTCTATAAAACCTGGGGAGTTGGAGGACGATGTTGCTCGGTTACAG GCGGACGTTCAAAAACTTACAATGGAAGAACATAGATTAGATGAAAACATCAG GGAAATGCAGGAAAAAATGAGGGACATGAGTGAAGATAGCAGAAACCAGAA ATGGCTTTTTGTGAGTGAAGATGACATAAAAGGTCTACCATGCTTTCAG AATGAAACACTGATAGCAATTAAGGCTCCTCATGGGACAACTCTCGAAGTTCCAGACCCTGATGAG GCTGTTGATTATCCACAAAGAAGGTATCGGATAATTCTTAGAAGCACAATGGGCCCTATCGATGTATATCTTGTCAG TCAATTTGAAGAGAAGTTTGAAGATGTTAACGGGGCTGAACAATCAACAGCGGTGCAAGTGGCTTCAACCTCTGGCTCAGATGATAACCCAGAAGGCACCAATGAGCCACAGCCCCAACATGTTCATAATATGGGTTCTGACCCTGATTTACCTCAAGGCTCACCTGGGAATATCATGAGAATAGTTCCTTCTGATGTTAAT aATGATGCAGACTATTGGCTTCTATCAGATAAAGAAGTTCCTTTGACAGATATTTGGAACACAGAGT TACCTGGAATCGAATGGGATGGTGTTGACTTGCTTAGTGAAGAATTTGGGTTAGCAGAAGTGGGGACACCAAGACCAAGCACCCCAATGGCTGACCACACTGGTGCACCCTTTGCGTCCGTTAACGGTGCACCCAGGTGA